A genomic window from Thiomonas arsenitoxydans includes:
- a CDS encoding response regulator, with translation MASILVVDDEMGIRELLSEILNDEGHTVSLAENAAQARQLRAQARPDLVLLDIWMPDTDGVTLLKEWSSSGQLTMPVIMMSGHGTIDHAVEATRIGAMAFLEKPIALQKLLQSVSQALTKPVARSASGVNPASPLAVMPGVSAVQAQQPVALPAERAFLLDRPLREARDEFERAYFEFHLTRENGSMTRVAEKTGLERTHLYRKIKQLGVDLGRGSRNRNEPSSVQDDEATAHLDPSAE, from the coding sequence ATGGCAAGTATTTTGGTAGTTGACGATGAGATGGGAATTCGGGAGCTGCTCTCGGAAATTCTCAATGACGAAGGGCACACCGTATCGCTGGCCGAAAACGCCGCGCAGGCCCGACAGCTGCGCGCCCAGGCCCGGCCCGACCTCGTGCTGCTCGATATCTGGATGCCCGATACCGACGGCGTCACCCTGCTCAAAGAATGGTCCAGCAGCGGACAGCTCACCATGCCGGTCATCATGATGTCCGGTCACGGCACCATCGACCACGCCGTAGAAGCCACGCGCATCGGCGCCATGGCCTTTCTCGAAAAGCCCATTGCCCTGCAGAAGCTCCTGCAATCCGTCTCGCAAGCGCTCACCAAACCTGTGGCCCGCAGCGCCAGCGGCGTCAACCCCGCATCACCGCTCGCGGTCATGCCCGGCGTCAGCGCCGTGCAGGCGCAGCAACCCGTGGCCCTGCCCGCAGAACGCGCCTTCCTGCTCGACCGCCCCTTGCGCGAAGCGCGCGATGAATTCGAACGCGCCTATTTCGAATTTCACCTCACACGCGAAAACGGCAGCATGACCCGCGTGGCCGAAAAAACCGGGCTCGAACGCACGCACCTCTATCGCAAGATCAAACAACTCGGAGTCGATCTCGGCCGCGGTTCTCGCAACAGAAATGAACCCTCGTCCGTCCAGGACGACGAGGCCACTGCGCATCTGGACCCCTCCGCCGAATAA
- a CDS encoding tyrosine-type recombinase/integrase: MAKPFKRGSRWSVRVRIQDEDIFLSGYPTAEAAKRAAQEHTTAIQKSGAPAKFGPQRTSLAAALLDYAREKLPRLKGAEQDARRINRYLRAAGLPRIVLRKPAQPTDGQQWLVHIDEAQQPVIPNSLKAHRATQAQASARSDAVRRKLACKTFSKITRADVQYLANAMEKDGKGGDDVRLEIAQLSRLFNYAKKYWNWAEPVTNPASGIDRAKTESARNRVLTQGEWNAMLRALASYDNRHALPAFALLLESSMRSSEPLLHATWGNLNWQRCILHLKDSKVGPRDVPLSPGAMQILRQLYEQDGYPDADRPLLPTTYEALKKAWATARKAAAIEDARGHDLRHTAATRYALELDGNVPILKLITGHKTDSQLMRYVNLRPDDAVTKLHGRPMNPEAMPARYLAAEMPPAPVTAASKTANVIAVNSGRRAA, translated from the coding sequence ATGGCTAAGCCCTTCAAGCGCGGCAGTCGTTGGTCGGTCCGTGTGCGCATCCAAGACGAGGACATTTTTCTCAGCGGCTACCCGACGGCAGAAGCCGCCAAGCGCGCCGCCCAAGAGCACACGACAGCCATCCAGAAGTCCGGAGCGCCCGCGAAGTTCGGCCCCCAGCGCACCAGCTTGGCGGCCGCGCTCCTCGACTATGCGCGCGAAAAATTGCCGCGCCTCAAAGGCGCCGAGCAAGATGCGCGGCGGATTAACCGGTACCTGCGGGCAGCCGGGCTGCCCCGCATCGTCTTGCGCAAACCGGCGCAGCCGACCGACGGTCAGCAGTGGCTAGTCCATATTGACGAGGCGCAACAGCCGGTGATTCCAAACAGCCTCAAAGCCCATCGCGCAACCCAGGCGCAAGCCTCGGCGCGGTCAGACGCGGTGAGGCGCAAGCTCGCCTGCAAGACCTTCTCGAAAATCACTCGAGCTGACGTCCAGTACCTCGCCAACGCCATGGAAAAAGACGGCAAAGGCGGCGACGATGTGCGCCTCGAAATCGCCCAACTGAGTCGGCTTTTCAATTACGCAAAAAAATATTGGAACTGGGCCGAACCGGTCACAAATCCAGCATCGGGCATCGACCGGGCGAAAACTGAGTCGGCGCGCAATCGCGTCCTGACGCAGGGCGAGTGGAACGCGATGCTGCGGGCGCTCGCGTCTTACGACAATCGGCATGCCCTGCCGGCCTTCGCGTTGCTCCTCGAATCCTCGATGCGTTCGTCCGAACCGTTGTTGCACGCGACTTGGGGCAATCTCAACTGGCAACGCTGCATATTGCATCTCAAGGACAGCAAGGTTGGCCCGCGCGACGTTCCCCTGTCTCCGGGAGCAATGCAGATTTTGCGCCAGCTCTATGAACAAGATGGCTATCCCGACGCGGACCGCCCCCTTCTTCCCACAACGTATGAAGCGCTGAAGAAGGCGTGGGCAACGGCGCGTAAAGCCGCCGCCATTGAGGATGCGCGCGGTCACGACCTACGTCATACCGCGGCGACCCGCTACGCCCTCGAGCTGGACGGAAACGTACCAATCTTGAAACTGATTACCGGACACAAGACGGACTCGCAGCTGATGCGCTACGTCAATCTGCGCCCGGACGACGCCGTCACCAAATTGCACGGTCGACCGATGAACCCGGAGGCGATGCCGGCTCGATATCTCGCTGCAGAGATGCCGCCCGCGCCGGTCACTGCTGCCTCCAAGACCGCGAACGTGATTGCTGTGAACTCCGGCAGGAGGGCTGCATGA
- a CDS encoding helix-turn-helix transcriptional regulator has translation MNAPMELLKKSDVCELLNISARCLEYMVKEARFPPPVRVGRFNYWSAKAIDRWRARCFGAQENWAP, from the coding sequence ATGAATGCACCGATGGAATTGCTCAAAAAATCAGATGTTTGTGAACTTCTCAACATCTCGGCACGCTGCCTCGAATATATGGTGAAGGAAGCCCGGTTTCCCCCGCCAGTGCGCGTTGGTCGGTTCAATTATTGGTCGGCCAAGGCCATTGACCGATGGCGCGCCCGGTGTTTTGGAGCCCAAGAAAACTGGGCACCCTGA
- a CDS encoding restriction endonuclease subunit S, which produces MSGFPSLPLREVALLNPRLGEKLDANAFVSFVPMASLSAEDAKVTSVEQRPYAEVSKGYTPFKSGDVLVAKITPCFENGKISQVLLPETYGFGSTEFHVVRPLPNKSDARYLHHFLRLGTIRIEGERRMTGSGGQRRVPENFLAELSIPLPPVPEQRRIAAILDQADALRAKRREALAQLDKLTQAIFVEMFGDLESNVNGLPVTNLEDLCVRVTDGTHQSPKWEPDGIPFLFISNILNGEISYSTEKFISRETYHELTRRCAIDAGDILFTTVGSYGNTAVVSGEREFCFQRHIAHIKPNAEKLDSSFCAAMLESASVRRQIDKVARGVAQKTINLADLKALRVFYPPIEKQKSFTTKQGLVKSIKAIQAQSLREFDDLFVTLQHRAFRGEL; this is translated from the coding sequence ATGAGCGGCTTCCCATCACTCCCTCTTCGTGAGGTTGCGCTTCTGAATCCTCGATTGGGCGAAAAGCTGGACGCCAATGCCTTTGTATCTTTCGTTCCGATGGCATCGCTATCGGCAGAAGATGCAAAGGTGACATCTGTCGAGCAAAGGCCCTACGCCGAGGTCAGCAAGGGCTACACGCCATTTAAATCCGGTGATGTATTGGTGGCAAAAATCACGCCATGTTTCGAAAACGGAAAAATCTCACAGGTTCTTTTACCGGAAACATACGGGTTTGGCTCTACAGAATTCCATGTTGTTAGACCGTTACCGAATAAATCCGACGCTCGATATCTACATCACTTCCTTCGTCTAGGCACCATTCGTATTGAAGGTGAGCGCAGAATGACCGGTAGTGGGGGGCAGCGCCGCGTTCCCGAAAATTTTTTGGCGGAACTCAGTATTCCTCTCCCACCCGTCCCCGAACAACGCCGCATCGCCGCCATCCTCGACCAAGCTGACGCCCTCCGCGCCAAGCGCCGGGAAGCCTTGGCGCAACTCGACAAGCTCACCCAGGCGATTTTTGTGGAGATGTTTGGGGACCTAGAATCAAATGTTAATGGCCTCCCTGTTACAAATCTCGAAGATTTATGCGTACGCGTTACTGACGGAACACACCAATCACCGAAATGGGAGCCTGACGGTATTCCATTTTTGTTTATTAGCAACATTCTCAATGGTGAAATTTCCTACAGCACGGAAAAATTCATCTCCCGCGAAACCTATCATGAATTGACCAGACGATGCGCAATCGATGCAGGAGATATTCTTTTTACAACGGTCGGGTCATATGGGAATACGGCTGTTGTTTCTGGTGAGCGTGAGTTCTGCTTTCAGCGGCATATTGCTCATATCAAGCCAAACGCCGAGAAGCTCGATTCATCATTTTGTGCCGCAATGCTTGAATCAGCTAGTGTTCGGCGGCAAATAGATAAAGTTGCTCGTGGAGTAGCCCAAAAAACAATTAATCTCGCTGATTTAAAAGCATTGCGTGTATTTTACCCTCCTATAGAAAAGCAAAAGAGTTTTACGACCAAGCAAGGACTCGTGAAATCAATTAAGGCAATTCAGGCCCAATCATTGCGCGAGTTTGACGACCTTTTCGTCACCCTCCAACACCGCGCCTTCCGTGGAGAACTCTGA
- a CDS encoding DEAD/DEAH box helicase family protein, translating to MSNFAFLQPEWPLFFEAASKAEGLANTDARAACFYARRTLELAVSWMYANDKSLRQPYQDNLSAFIHEPTFKATVGEALFTKARLIKDLGNMAVHGAKKMAPADAVNATRELFHLCYWLARTYGRTHRPSPGQTFSLAQLPKASTEAPQSAEQLLQLEARLKERDTALAAAQQHNAALDAELQTLREAVAAAKKANTAEPDTHDYSEADTRKAFIDVLLKEAGWTLDPAVSHEVEVTGMPNNAGLGYVDYVLWGDDSKPLALIEAKRTTRNPQEGQQQAKLYADCLEQQYGQRPVIFYSNGYEHWIWDDASYPSRPVQGFYKKDELELLIQRRSSRKPMAEAVINPAIVARYYQTRAVRRVSQSFEGDHQRKALLVMATGSGKTRTVIALADVLMRCNWAKRVLFLADRVALVNQAVKAFKTHLPDAAPVNLVTEKNTDGRVYVCTYPTMMGLIDEVSNAQRRFGVGHFDLIVIDEAHRSVYQKYRAIFDYFDAFLVGLTATPKDEIDHNTYGLFGLEDGVPTDAYGLDEAVADGHLVPPVAISVPLKFQREGIKYDDLTEEEKARWDELEWDEDGNTPDEVNAEAMNKWLFNQDTIDKVLATLMTKGQKVAGGDRLGKTIIFAKNNDHADFIGKRFDANYPHYKGHFARVVTYKTEYAQSLIDDFSNKEKMPHIAISVDMLDTGIDVPEVVNLVFFKVVRSKTKFWQMVGRGTRLCPGLFGPGDDKQNFYIFDYCQNLEFFSQNPDFKEGTAAEPLSKRLFKARLEMIGELDAKAETQPYVGEGTTPYGGYPTPAELRADTASLLHEIVAAMKLDNFVVRPQRQYVEKFAKTDAWHKLGPEEMHELTTKVAGLPTELTDEDEDAKRFDLLVLRTQLAILQAKPDFASLKAKIQAIASALEDEMAIPAIKAEAVLIQSVASDEWWEDVTVPMLETVRRRLRALVKLIPKAQKKIVYTDFEDELGDAATIELPQVTAGLNMAKFKEKARQFLKAHESHLALQRLRRNQPLTTTDLVELEKMLMDAGGSKALIDEAREKSHGLGIFIRSLVGLDREAAMQAFSTFLQGTTATPNQIEFIDLIVQELTQNGVMDADRLFQSPFTDVNAQGPLGIFPPAKVTEIVRVLEEVRGRAVG from the coding sequence GTGAGCAACTTCGCCTTCCTCCAGCCCGAATGGCCTTTGTTTTTCGAAGCGGCCAGCAAGGCCGAAGGATTGGCGAATACCGATGCCCGTGCCGCCTGCTTCTACGCCCGTCGCACCCTGGAGTTGGCCGTATCGTGGATGTACGCCAATGACAAATCCCTACGCCAGCCTTACCAGGACAACCTGAGCGCCTTCATCCACGAGCCCACCTTCAAGGCCACTGTGGGCGAGGCCTTGTTCACCAAGGCCCGGCTTATCAAAGACCTGGGCAATATGGCGGTGCATGGGGCCAAGAAGATGGCCCCGGCAGATGCGGTCAATGCCACCCGCGAGCTGTTCCACCTCTGCTATTGGCTGGCCCGTACCTATGGCCGCACGCATCGCCCGTCTCCTGGCCAGACCTTCTCCCTCGCCCAGCTGCCCAAGGCGTCCACCGAAGCGCCGCAATCCGCCGAGCAACTGCTCCAGCTCGAAGCCCGGCTCAAGGAGCGTGACACCGCACTGGCCGCAGCCCAGCAGCACAACGCTGCGCTGGATGCCGAACTGCAAACCCTGCGCGAGGCCGTGGCCGCCGCGAAGAAGGCCAACACCGCCGAGCCGGACACCCACGACTACTCCGAAGCCGACACTCGCAAGGCCTTCATCGACGTGCTGCTCAAAGAAGCAGGCTGGACCCTCGACCCGGCGGTGAGCCACGAGGTGGAAGTCACCGGCATGCCCAATAACGCAGGCCTCGGCTATGTGGACTATGTGCTGTGGGGCGACGACAGCAAGCCGCTGGCGCTCATCGAGGCCAAGCGCACCACCAGGAACCCGCAGGAAGGCCAGCAACAGGCCAAGCTCTATGCAGACTGCCTAGAGCAGCAGTATGGCCAACGCCCGGTCATCTTCTATTCCAACGGCTACGAACACTGGATTTGGGATGATGCGTCCTACCCGTCGCGTCCGGTGCAGGGGTTCTACAAGAAGGACGAGCTGGAACTGCTGATACAGCGGCGCAGCAGCCGCAAGCCCATGGCCGAGGCCGTCATCAACCCCGCCATCGTGGCGCGTTACTACCAAACCCGCGCCGTACGCCGGGTAAGCCAGTCCTTCGAGGGGGACCACCAGCGCAAGGCCCTGCTGGTCATGGCCACCGGCTCAGGCAAGACCCGCACCGTCATCGCCCTGGCCGATGTGCTCATGCGCTGCAACTGGGCCAAGCGCGTCCTGTTCCTGGCCGACCGCGTGGCCCTGGTCAACCAGGCGGTCAAGGCGTTCAAGACGCACTTGCCCGATGCGGCCCCCGTCAACCTGGTGACCGAGAAGAACACCGATGGCCGGGTGTACGTCTGCACCTACCCGACCATGATGGGTTTGATAGACGAGGTGTCGAATGCCCAGCGCCGCTTTGGCGTGGGCCACTTCGACCTCATCGTCATCGACGAAGCGCACCGCTCCGTCTACCAAAAGTACCGGGCCATCTTCGACTACTTCGACGCCTTCCTGGTGGGCCTGACGGCCACGCCCAAAGACGAGATTGACCACAACACCTACGGCCTGTTCGGACTGGAAGACGGGGTACCCACCGACGCCTACGGCCTGGACGAAGCGGTAGCAGACGGTCACCTGGTGCCGCCAGTGGCCATCTCGGTGCCGCTGAAGTTCCAGCGCGAGGGCATCAAGTACGACGACCTCACGGAAGAGGAGAAGGCGCGCTGGGACGAATTGGAGTGGGATGAAGACGGCAACACCCCGGACGAGGTGAATGCCGAGGCCATGAACAAATGGCTGTTCAATCAAGACACCATCGACAAGGTGCTGGCCACCCTGATGACCAAGGGACAGAAGGTGGCCGGCGGCGACCGCCTGGGCAAGACCATCATCTTCGCCAAGAACAACGACCATGCCGATTTCATCGGCAAGCGCTTCGACGCCAACTATCCGCACTACAAGGGTCACTTCGCCCGGGTGGTGACCTACAAGACCGAGTACGCGCAGAGCCTCATCGATGACTTCTCCAACAAGGAGAAGATGCCGCATATCGCCATCTCGGTGGACATGCTCGACACCGGCATTGACGTGCCCGAGGTGGTGAACCTGGTGTTCTTCAAGGTGGTGCGTTCCAAGACCAAATTCTGGCAGATGGTGGGACGCGGCACGCGGCTGTGCCCCGGCCTGTTTGGCCCCGGTGACGACAAACAAAACTTCTACATCTTCGACTATTGCCAGAACCTCGAATTCTTCAGTCAGAACCCGGACTTCAAAGAAGGCACCGCCGCCGAACCCTTGAGCAAGCGGCTGTTCAAGGCGCGCCTGGAGATGATTGGCGAACTCGACGCCAAGGCAGAGACCCAGCCGTATGTCGGCGAGGGAACGACGCCGTATGGTGGGTACCCCACGCCGGCCGAACTGCGCGCTGATACGGCCAGCCTGCTCCATGAGATTGTTGCGGCGATGAAGCTGGACAACTTCGTGGTGCGGCCGCAGCGCCAATATGTGGAGAAGTTCGCCAAGACCGACGCCTGGCACAAGCTCGGCCCGGAAGAAATGCATGAGCTGACGACCAAGGTTGCAGGGCTGCCGACGGAACTGACTGATGAAGACGAGGACGCCAAGCGCTTCGACCTGCTGGTGCTACGCACGCAACTGGCCATCCTGCAAGCCAAGCCCGATTTCGCGAGCTTGAAGGCCAAGATTCAAGCCATCGCCAGCGCCCTGGAAGACGAGATGGCCATCCCCGCCATCAAAGCCGAGGCGGTACTCATTCAATCGGTGGCGAGCGACGAGTGGTGGGAAGACGTGACGGTGCCGATGTTGGAGACCGTGCGCAGGCGCCTACGCGCCCTGGTCAAGCTCATCCCCAAGGCGCAGAAGAAAATCGTCTACACGGATTTCGAGGACGAGTTGGGCGACGCCGCCACCATTGAGCTGCCCCAGGTCACGGCGGGCCTGAACATGGCCAAGTTCAAAGAGAAGGCAAGGCAGTTTCTCAAGGCGCATGAATCGCACCTGGCGTTGCAGCGCCTACGCCGCAACCAGCCCCTGACGACAACCGACCTCGTCGAGCTGGAGAAGATGCTGATGGACGCCGGGGGGTCGAAGGCCCTCATCGACGAAGCGCGGGAGAAGAGTCACGGGCTGGGTATTTTCATCCGCTCCCTGGTCGGGCTTGACCGCGAGGCGGCGATGCAGGCCTTCAGCACCTTTCTACAAGGCACCACGGCCACACCCAATCAGATTGAGTTCATCGACCTCATCGTGCAGGAGCTGACGCAGAACGGCGTGATGGATGCCGACCGGCTGTTTCAGTCACCGTTCACGGATGTGAATGCGCAGGGGCCGCTGGGGATTTTTCCGCCGGCCAAGGTGACGGAAATTGTGCGGGTGCTGGAGGAAGTTCGGGGGCGAGCAGTCGGTTAA
- a CDS encoding UvrD-helicase domain-containing protein — MRTSWWRSKNELDADQIAFIQLPPHGRYALIGPPGSGKTNLLLLRAQYIAGTGEKNVLVITYTNALADFIRTGISSSGLIATNQIKTYHSWAASHILENLGQRAIPKGEDFDEGTRRAITGLLQETNNALQSKRLYSAIFVDEAQDFTAEELAALLSLSDNVCICGDENQGIYRRDGLAAVKNLALAPYELKRHFRIGQRIARVADRLIPPEEGKASLEETSNYNPKTQGESSAVMHPCSSRDEQFSRMLELIQVQLDAFKGDSIGIICGTRESVTELRARFNETELHGITIAHGVEKDASFSSEKRIHIMTIHAAKGTEFRAVHIYGAEELANHPLNRRRLGYTAITRAKTALNVFRTGATNNPLENAFAEPSHVEIDELFD; from the coding sequence ATGCGAACCAGCTGGTGGCGTTCCAAAAATGAATTAGATGCGGACCAAATCGCTTTTATCCAACTACCGCCACACGGTCGCTACGCTTTAATCGGCCCACCTGGCTCTGGAAAGACAAACCTTCTACTTCTGCGAGCGCAATACATTGCAGGGACGGGGGAAAAGAATGTTTTGGTTATTACATACACAAACGCGCTTGCCGACTTCATACGCACCGGAATTAGCTCGTCAGGACTTATCGCGACAAATCAGATAAAAACATACCATTCTTGGGCCGCGTCGCACATCTTAGAAAATCTCGGCCAACGCGCAATTCCAAAGGGTGAAGATTTTGACGAAGGCACACGAAGGGCCATTACTGGATTGCTTCAAGAGACGAATAACGCACTACAATCAAAGAGACTTTACAGCGCCATCTTTGTTGACGAAGCCCAGGACTTCACCGCTGAGGAACTCGCCGCGCTACTTTCGCTAAGCGATAATGTTTGTATTTGCGGAGACGAGAACCAAGGAATATATCGCAGAGATGGCTTGGCGGCGGTAAAAAATCTTGCTCTTGCGCCATATGAGCTCAAGCGACACTTCCGAATTGGGCAGAGAATCGCACGGGTTGCGGACCGATTGATACCCCCGGAAGAAGGCAAAGCGAGTCTTGAGGAAACATCCAATTACAATCCAAAAACACAGGGCGAATCTAGCGCAGTCATGCATCCGTGCTCAAGTAGAGACGAGCAGTTTTCGCGCATGCTTGAACTGATTCAGGTTCAACTCGATGCCTTCAAAGGCGACAGCATAGGAATAATTTGCGGAACAAGGGAGTCTGTCACAGAACTCCGAGCACGATTTAATGAAACAGAATTACATGGTATAACTATCGCACATGGTGTCGAAAAGGACGCAAGCTTCTCATCTGAAAAGCGAATTCATATAATGACAATCCACGCCGCGAAAGGCACGGAATTCCGGGCCGTACACATCTACGGCGCAGAAGAACTTGCGAACCATCCACTCAATCGCAGGCGGCTCGGCTATACCGCAATCACACGAGCAAAGACAGCTCTCAACGTCTTCCGAACCGGAGCGACTAACAATCCTCTGGAAAACGCGTTTGCTGAGCCGAGCCACGTTGAAATTGACGAACTATTTGACTAA